The proteins below are encoded in one region of Caulobacter henricii:
- a CDS encoding PepSY domain-containing protein: MKPIRALLVAVAVAAALPGAALAQRDRDSLGAGWRAQSDQARGGVQSGRLVPLSRVIDQISRRTPGRVLDAGLEGRNYRVRWATDDGRRIDFIVDAETGQILSAN, from the coding sequence ATGAAACCGATCCGCGCCCTTCTCGTCGCTGTCGCCGTCGCCGCCGCCCTGCCGGGTGCGGCCCTGGCCCAGCGTGACCGCGACTCGCTTGGAGCCGGCTGGCGTGCCCAGTCCGACCAGGCGCGCGGCGGCGTGCAGTCCGGCCGACTGGTGCCTCTCTCGCGGGTGATCGACCAGATCAGCCGCCGGACGCCGGGCCGGGTGCTGGATGCCGGGCTTGAAGGCCGCAACTATCGGGTCCGATGGGCCACAGACGACGGCCGCCGTATTGACTTCATCGTCGACGCAGAGACCGGTCAGATCCTCAGCGCCAACTAG
- a CDS encoding DnaJ C-terminal domain-containing protein, protein MARDPYQELGVSRTATPDEIRKAFRKLAKQFHPDTNPGNKAAEDRFKQVSAAFDILGDPAKKKKFDAGEIDADGRETTRGFGGAGGSPFGGGGFNRGGFQSRGGRDDGPEIDLGDLFGDILGRGARGGGGGGFGSGSGGGFSPRGADVKARLDIDLEEAIRGGKKRVAFSDGRTIDVTIPLGAQDGQTLRLKGQGSPGRGGQGDALIELAIKPHPVYRREGETLVMDLPVSVPDAVLGGKIEAPTPDGNVMLAVPKGSNSGATLRLKGRGLADAKGKRGDLLAKLVVTLPDEPDSDLEKFAQAWRDQKPYAPKRK, encoded by the coding sequence TTGGCGCGCGACCCCTATCAGGAACTTGGCGTTTCCCGCACCGCGACGCCGGACGAGATCCGCAAGGCCTTCCGCAAGCTCGCCAAGCAGTTTCACCCGGACACCAATCCGGGCAACAAGGCGGCCGAGGACCGCTTCAAGCAGGTCAGTGCCGCCTTCGACATTCTCGGCGACCCGGCCAAGAAGAAGAAGTTCGATGCCGGCGAGATCGACGCGGACGGTCGCGAGACCACGCGCGGCTTCGGCGGGGCGGGTGGCAGCCCGTTCGGCGGCGGGGGCTTCAATCGCGGCGGCTTCCAGTCGCGCGGTGGCAGAGACGACGGTCCCGAGATCGATCTGGGCGACCTGTTCGGCGACATCCTCGGGCGCGGGGCCCGCGGTGGCGGCGGCGGCGGCTTTGGGAGCGGTTCGGGCGGCGGCTTCTCGCCGCGCGGTGCCGACGTCAAGGCCCGCCTCGACATCGACCTGGAGGAAGCCATCCGGGGCGGCAAGAAGCGGGTGGCCTTTTCGGATGGCCGCACCATCGACGTCACCATCCCGCTTGGGGCCCAGGACGGCCAGACCCTACGCCTGAAGGGCCAGGGCAGTCCGGGCCGCGGCGGCCAGGGCGACGCCCTGATCGAACTGGCCATCAAGCCCCACCCGGTCTATCGCCGCGAGGGCGAGACCCTGGTCATGGACCTGCCGGTCTCGGTGCCCGATGCGGTTCTGGGCGGCAAGATCGAGGCCCCGACCCCTGACGGCAATGTCATGCTGGCCGTGCCCAAGGGCTCCAACAGCGGGGCCACCCTGCGCCTGAAAGGCCGCGGCCTGGCCGACGCCAAGGGCAAGCGCGGCGACCTGCTGGCCAAGCTGGTCGTGACCCTGCCCGACGAGCCCGACAGCGACCTCGAAAAGTTCGCACAGGCCTGGCGCGACCAGAAGCCCTACGCACCGAAGCGGAAATAG
- a CDS encoding phage tail assembly chaperone, translated as MTGWSQALRLAVSLQIPPEAFWRLSLREWRMLTATAPAPGLTRPGLEALMARFPDEETPP; from the coding sequence ATGACCGGCTGGAGCCAGGCCCTGCGGCTGGCCGTGTCGCTGCAGATCCCGCCCGAGGCCTTCTGGCGGCTGTCCCTGCGCGAGTGGCGGATGCTGACGGCGACCGCGCCGGCACCCGGCCTGACCCGGCCGGGACTGGAGGCCCTGATGGCCCGCTTTCCCGATGAGGAGACCCCGCCATGA
- a CDS encoding baseplate hub protein, giving the protein MLAVPTDLAERLDSDAASLCQAWILTRADGAVLGFTDHDRDLVVDGVTCRAATGWTAGAFEAAAGFAPGLSAALGALDDGALSEADIVAGLYDGARVACLRVDWRRPDLVVRLWTARIASLRREGAIFTAALEGPLADLERVAGRTYGRLCDVVLGDSRCGITPAPGAACDKRWTTCVQTFANGLNFRGFPTLPGEDFLTLYPTEGERHDGGRR; this is encoded by the coding sequence ATGCTCGCCGTCCCCACCGACCTGGCCGAGCGCCTGGACAGCGACGCGGCCAGCCTTTGCCAAGCCTGGATCCTGACCCGCGCCGATGGCGCTGTCCTCGGCTTTACCGACCATGACCGCGACCTGGTGGTCGACGGCGTCACCTGTCGGGCAGCCACGGGCTGGACCGCCGGAGCCTTCGAGGCCGCCGCCGGCTTCGCGCCCGGCCTTTCGGCCGCCCTCGGCGCGCTCGACGACGGGGCTCTGAGCGAGGCCGATATCGTGGCCGGGCTTTATGACGGGGCCAGGGTGGCTTGCCTTCGCGTCGACTGGCGACGACCGGACCTGGTGGTTCGACTATGGACGGCCCGCATCGCCAGCCTGCGCCGTGAAGGGGCAATCTTCACTGCGGCGCTGGAAGGGCCCCTGGCCGATCTCGAGCGGGTGGCGGGCCGCACCTATGGCCGCCTCTGCGACGTCGTGCTCGGCGACAGCCGCTGCGGGATCACCCCCGCGCCCGGGGCCGCGTGCGACAAGCGCTGGACGACCTGCGTCCAGACCTTTGCCAATGGCCTGAACTTCAGGGGCTTTCCGACCCTGCCGGGCGAAGACTTCCTGACCCTCTATCCGACCGAGGGCGAGCGCCATGACGGGGGACGGCGGTGA
- a CDS encoding response regulator transcription factor, which yields MRILLVEDDPDLSRQLKLALADAGYAVDHAPDGEEAQFLGETEPYDAVILDLGLPKVDGVSVLERWRRGNVSTPVLILTARAAWSDKVAGFDAGADDYLAKPFHTEELLARLRALLRRSAGHAAPSLSCGGLRLDPRAARASVNGEPLRLTSLEYRLLHYMIMHQGRVIGRTELVEHLYDQDFDRDSNTIEVFIGRLRKKLGSDRIETVRGLGYRLTPLEGEATE from the coding sequence ATGCGTATCCTGCTCGTCGAGGACGATCCCGACCTGTCGCGTCAGCTGAAACTGGCCCTGGCCGATGCCGGCTATGCGGTCGACCATGCGCCCGATGGTGAGGAAGCCCAGTTCCTCGGCGAGACCGAGCCCTATGACGCCGTGATCCTGGACCTCGGCCTGCCCAAGGTGGACGGGGTTTCGGTGCTGGAACGCTGGCGGCGGGGCAATGTCAGCACGCCGGTCCTGATCCTCACGGCCCGCGCGGCCTGGAGCGACAAGGTCGCCGGGTTCGATGCCGGTGCCGATGACTATCTGGCCAAGCCGTTCCACACCGAGGAACTGCTGGCGCGGTTGCGGGCCCTGCTGCGGCGGTCGGCCGGCCATGCCGCGCCCAGCCTGTCCTGCGGCGGGCTGCGGCTGGATCCGCGCGCCGCCCGGGCCAGCGTCAATGGCGAGCCCCTGCGTCTGACCTCGCTGGAATACCGCCTGCTGCACTACATGATCATGCACCAGGGACGGGTGATCGGGCGCACCGAGCTGGTCGAGCACCTTTACGACCAGGATTTCGACCGCGACTCCAACACCATCGAGGTGTTCATCGGCCGGTTGCGCAAGAAGCTGGGCTCCGACCGCATCGAGACCGTGCGCGGCCTCGGCTATCGCCTGACCCCGCTGGAGGGCGAGGCGACCGAGTGA
- a CDS encoding DUF805 domain-containing protein, producing MDWKNLFFSAEGRIGRQAFWIGWLCLLGANVVAGWVPFFGWALSLASIWCSICIHSKRLHDMGQTGWWQVLPWVFGPVLVFGSAISIGVSAALAAIGNGEPDLAALTALGGFFISLFVAFAVWLAFTLWVGCSTGQPGDNKYGTAPNTAVAI from the coding sequence ATGGACTGGAAGAACCTGTTTTTCTCGGCTGAGGGCCGCATCGGCCGCCAGGCCTTCTGGATCGGCTGGCTGTGCCTGCTGGGTGCCAATGTCGTGGCCGGCTGGGTGCCGTTCTTCGGCTGGGCCCTGTCCCTGGCCTCGATCTGGTGCTCGATCTGCATCCACTCCAAGCGCCTGCATGACATGGGTCAGACCGGCTGGTGGCAGGTCCTGCCCTGGGTGTTCGGTCCGGTCCTGGTGTTCGGCTCGGCCATCTCGATCGGCGTGTCGGCAGCCCTGGCGGCGATCGGCAACGGCGAGCCGGATCTTGCGGCCCTGACAGCCCTGGGCGGCTTCTTCATCTCGCTGTTCGTGGCCTTCGCGGTCTGGCTGGCCTTCACCCTGTGGGTCGGCTGCAGCACCGGCCAGCCCGGCGACAACAAGTATGGCACCGCGCCGAATACGGCGGTGGCGATCTAG
- a CDS encoding phage major tail protein, TP901-1 family, with product MAAQAGKDILLKISDGAPTPTFVTVAGLRTRTLSLNARTIDTTDSDSAGRWRELLAGAGVRTCAVSGAGVFRDAASDAQVRQSFFDQSARIWRLVIPDFGQLEGPFLVAALDYAGDHDGEAAFALSLASAGAVTFTAI from the coding sequence ATGGCCGCTCAAGCCGGCAAGGATATCCTGCTGAAGATCAGCGACGGGGCCCCGACCCCGACCTTCGTGACGGTCGCCGGCCTGCGGACCCGGACCCTCAGTCTCAATGCCCGGACCATCGACACCACGGACAGCGACAGCGCCGGCCGCTGGCGCGAGCTGCTGGCCGGGGCCGGGGTGCGGACCTGCGCGGTGTCAGGGGCCGGCGTGTTCCGCGACGCCGCCTCCGACGCCCAGGTGCGCCAGAGCTTCTTCGACCAGTCGGCCCGCATCTGGCGGCTGGTGATCCCCGATTTCGGCCAGTTGGAGGGGCCCTTCTTGGTGGCCGCCCTGGACTATGCCGGCGACCACGACGGCGAGGCGGCCTTCGCCCTGAGCCTGGCCTCGGCGGGGGCGGTGACGTTCACGGCGATCTAG
- a CDS encoding DUF2460 domain-containing protein, protein MSAFHEIRLPARLAFGCTSGVERRTEVVTLASGHERRSSPWEQGRRRYLIATAARPLDELAELVAFFEARRGRLHGFRFRDPSDFKSCAPSTQPAAGDQPIGLGDGTRRTFQLTRTYGSGPEAVVRPIAKPVAGTVKVAVGGVVLAPAAYGVDPVTGLVTLAVAPASGAAVTAGFEFDTPVRFDIDRLDLQMEGFAAARIAACPLVEVRL, encoded by the coding sequence ATGAGCGCCTTCCACGAGATCCGCCTGCCGGCGCGGCTGGCCTTCGGCTGCACCAGTGGCGTCGAACGGCGCACGGAGGTGGTCACCCTGGCCTCGGGGCACGAGCGCCGGTCCAGTCCCTGGGAACAGGGACGGCGGCGTTATCTGATCGCCACGGCGGCCCGGCCGCTGGACGAGCTGGCCGAACTGGTCGCCTTCTTCGAGGCCCGACGTGGTCGGCTGCACGGCTTTCGCTTCCGCGACCCGTCCGATTTCAAGTCCTGCGCCCCCTCCACCCAGCCCGCCGCCGGCGATCAGCCGATCGGGCTCGGCGACGGCACGCGCCGGACCTTTCAACTGACCCGGACCTACGGTAGCGGACCCGAGGCCGTGGTCCGCCCGATCGCCAAGCCGGTCGCCGGCACGGTCAAGGTCGCCGTCGGCGGGGTCGTCCTCGCCCCGGCAGCCTATGGAGTCGATCCGGTCACCGGCCTCGTCACTCTGGCGGTCGCGCCCGCCTCGGGGGCAGCGGTGACGGCGGGGTTCGAGTTCGACACCCCGGTACGCTTCGACATCGACCGGCTGGACCTGCAGATGGAGGGCTTTGCCGCCGCCCGGATCGCCGCCTGTCCCCTGGTCGAGGTCCGGCTCTGA
- a CDS encoding NlpC/P60 family protein codes for MREGGDSCSPSGGAVAERLRGPSGRTPRCPLRPSGPPPPEGEDRVLAAARLWLGTPYRHQASLRGVGCDCLGLVRGVWRALQGEEPEVPPPYRPDWAEIGEGEILLEALGRWLRPLALSEVRPGDVLVFRIQPGAMAKHCAILSAPDRMIHAYWGRACVESWLGRWWRERRVAAFRFPGRQSQYPALPGEGRGPARDLNGCDFGSGRRHVIPNRSG; via the coding sequence GTGAGGGAGGGTGGGGATAGCTGCTCCCCTTCTGGGGGAGCTGTCGCGGAGCGACTGAGGGGGCCATCCGGGCGGACGCCGCGCTGCCCCCTCCGGCCCTCCGGGCCACCTCCCCCGGAGGGGGAGGATCGGGTCCTCGCTGCCGCCCGCCTGTGGCTCGGTACCCCCTATCGGCACCAGGCCAGCCTGCGCGGCGTCGGCTGCGATTGTCTCGGCCTGGTCCGCGGCGTCTGGCGGGCCCTGCAGGGCGAGGAGCCCGAGGTTCCGCCGCCCTATCGTCCCGACTGGGCCGAGATCGGCGAGGGCGAGATCCTGCTGGAGGCCCTCGGCCGCTGGCTCCGGCCCCTGGCCCTGTCCGAGGTCCGTCCCGGCGATGTCCTGGTGTTCCGCATTCAGCCCGGGGCCATGGCCAAGCACTGCGCGATCCTGTCGGCGCCGGACCGGATGATCCACGCCTATTGGGGCCGGGCCTGTGTCGAATCCTGGCTCGGGCGCTGGTGGCGCGAGCGCCGGGTGGCGGCGTTCCGGTTTCCAGGTCGACAATCTCAATATCCCGCTCTCCCCGGCGAAGGCCGGGGCCCAGCTCGAGACCTGAACGGTTGCGATTTCGGGTCCGGCCGTAGGCACGTCATCCCCAACCGCTCTGGATGA
- a CDS encoding DUF3168 domain-containing protein, which translates to MSDQALADGLVAALRAAPAVTAILGQRVYARAPRVPTYPCLAVSRTESRIVEGEVVEHLLTLTCVSRFGGPEEARAVVAAVRAVIHDARPTIAGRRLVNLRVAYADVFPAADRELTLGIVRVRAVTEPL; encoded by the coding sequence GTGAGCGATCAAGCCCTCGCCGACGGTCTCGTCGCCGCCCTCAGGGCAGCGCCCGCCGTCACCGCCATCCTCGGTCAAAGAGTCTATGCCCGCGCCCCGCGGGTGCCGACCTATCCCTGCCTGGCCGTCAGCCGCACCGAGAGCCGCATCGTCGAGGGCGAAGTGGTCGAGCACCTGCTGACCCTGACCTGTGTCTCGCGGTTCGGTGGCCCCGAAGAGGCGAGGGCGGTGGTCGCCGCCGTCCGCGCCGTGATCCACGACGCCCGCCCGACCATTGCCGGCCGCCGGCTGGTCAATCTGCGCGTCGCCTATGCCGACGTCTTCCCCGCCGCCGACCGCGAACTGACCCTCGGCATCGTCCGCGTGCGGGCGGTGACCGAGCCCCTCTAG
- a CDS encoding GTA-gp10 family protein — MTPPNPARGEVIVDLAGNSHCLCLTLGALARIEAALNLTDWRDLPARMETLSARELMAVLAALIVGEPADLGAVTVPEAVAAVAAALAAAA; from the coding sequence ATGACACCCCCCAACCCCGCCCGCGGCGAAGTCATCGTCGACCTCGCCGGAAACTCCCACTGTCTGTGCCTGACCCTCGGGGCCCTGGCCCGGATCGAGGCCGCTCTGAACCTCACCGACTGGCGCGACCTGCCGGCCCGGATGGAGACCCTGTCGGCGCGCGAGCTGATGGCTGTGCTGGCGGCCCTGATCGTGGGCGAGCCGGCCGATCTGGGGGCCGTCACCGTGCCCGAAGCCGTCGCCGCCGTGGCGGCGGCCCTGGCGGCCGCCGCATGA
- a CDS encoding baseplate multidomain protein megatron, protein MAQVILSSVGAALGGPVGGFVGAMLGRAADTAVINALSPARQLGPRIPELRITGAAEGAAMPCVFGQGRVGGHVIWAARFRETRIEGRVGGSKGQKTTSYGYSLSFAVAVAEGPIDGIGRVWADGRVMDLSGVTMRVHLGTDDQTPDPLIEAIEGSAPAYRGLAYVVFEDLPLEPYGHRPPQLSFEVFRRPGSPTGLEARLKGVCLIPGAGEFVYATEAVLRRDGLTRTTAENVNNTEGRPDLLVSLDQLQAQLPAVDHVTLVVSWFGTDLRCGACEIRPGVDQPAKATLAFDWRAGGVGRSEAHLVSTHDGGPAYGGTPSDRAVLQAIAELKRRGLKVSLYPFVLMDVPHGSGLPDPHGGGGQGAYPWRGRITCHPAPGQAGSPDGTATAAAQVSAFFGSATPGQFGDSDGLPGFTGSGWGFRRMILHYARLAALAGGVDGFLIGSELRDLTTVRGPGGTYPAVTQLQALAADVRAMVGPGTRLGYAADWSEYFGHQPRDGSGHAVFHLDPLWADPAIDFVGIDYYPPVTDWRDGEGHLDAAAGFQGPHDFAYLRARLTSGEGFDWFYGSPADRDAQTRTPITDGAHGEAWMFRPKDLKSWWSQPHHDRPGGVRSATPTAWVPRSKPIRLTEFGCPAVDRGANAPNLFVDPKSAESRLPPYSSGTPDAFGQRLMLEAVLDWLADPTANPVSPTYGGPMIEAASAWCWDARPFPDFPARDTVWRDAANWALGHWLNGRAGIAPLAQLVVALAARAGVTLDPGEAGGVVAGYVLDRPMRLRDALAPLTAAFGLEAVERGDRVRLVSLTGAVRQVLGEADLAWPEDRPAATATSRALVASARALRLRFIDAGRDYQTGAVIVRRSDGEGTADADAPIVMLPAEAQAVGRRLLDRSAATQTETVLHLAPLAALRLEAGDRIGFDGEAWRVVRVDLDEHPRATLAPLPAVTAVAAGPDWSPAPPREPVGPPVLQVLDLPASRDDARPLVAVAAEPWRPFDLHAGGDRTGLSLRGRVTTPATVGVTLTDLPPASPHRLDRSGRLTVRLEGTSLISRSLSAVLTGDNGLAVRAPSGDWEVIGFTTAEAVAGDVWTLSGLLRGQRDGAASDLVLAAGSPAVLLDSALLRLDVAPFERDVPLWIRAAPAGGPPAGPSMTEVEAVWRARALRPLAPAHLRVTAAGADRRIGWIRRDRLGGDVWAGEVPLSEAREAWRLRVLNGAVVVREVELATPGFVHTAAMRGADLAAGSAGLLTAEVVQGSAAVGWGAPASKLL, encoded by the coding sequence ATGGCCCAGGTGATCCTGTCTTCCGTCGGTGCGGCCCTGGGCGGGCCGGTCGGCGGTTTTGTCGGTGCGATGCTGGGGCGAGCGGCGGACACCGCCGTGATCAACGCCCTGTCGCCCGCTCGCCAGCTGGGACCACGGATCCCGGAACTGCGCATCACCGGCGCTGCCGAGGGCGCGGCCATGCCCTGCGTCTTCGGTCAGGGACGGGTCGGGGGCCATGTGATCTGGGCGGCGCGCTTTCGCGAGACCCGGATCGAAGGCCGGGTCGGGGGCAGCAAGGGTCAGAAGACCACGAGCTATGGTTACAGCCTGTCCTTCGCCGTGGCGGTGGCCGAGGGACCGATCGACGGGATCGGCCGGGTCTGGGCCGATGGTCGGGTGATGGACCTGAGCGGCGTGACGATGCGCGTCCATCTGGGCACTGATGACCAGACCCCCGATCCGCTGATCGAGGCGATCGAAGGCTCGGCCCCGGCCTATCGCGGCCTGGCCTATGTGGTGTTCGAGGACCTGCCGCTGGAGCCCTATGGCCATCGTCCGCCGCAGCTGTCGTTCGAGGTCTTTCGCCGGCCCGGCTCGCCGACCGGGCTGGAGGCGCGGCTGAAGGGCGTCTGCCTGATCCCGGGCGCGGGGGAGTTCGTCTATGCCACCGAAGCCGTGCTGCGGCGCGACGGCCTGACCCGCACCACGGCCGAGAACGTCAACAATACCGAGGGCCGGCCCGATCTGCTGGTGTCGCTCGACCAGTTGCAGGCGCAATTGCCGGCGGTGGATCACGTCACCCTGGTGGTCTCGTGGTTCGGCACCGACCTGCGCTGCGGGGCCTGCGAGATCCGGCCGGGCGTCGACCAGCCGGCCAAGGCGACCCTGGCCTTCGACTGGCGGGCGGGCGGGGTGGGGCGCAGCGAGGCCCACCTCGTTTCGACCCATGACGGCGGGCCGGCCTATGGCGGCACGCCGTCCGATCGGGCGGTGCTGCAGGCCATTGCCGAGCTGAAGCGGCGCGGACTGAAGGTCAGCCTCTATCCCTTCGTGCTGATGGACGTGCCGCACGGCTCAGGCCTGCCCGATCCCCATGGCGGTGGCGGGCAGGGGGCCTATCCGTGGCGGGGGCGGATCACCTGCCATCCGGCGCCGGGCCAGGCGGGCTCGCCGGACGGGACCGCGACCGCCGCCGCCCAGGTCTCGGCCTTCTTCGGGTCCGCGACCCCCGGCCAGTTCGGCGACAGCGACGGCCTGCCGGGTTTCACGGGCAGCGGCTGGGGCTTTCGGCGGATGATCCTGCACTATGCCCGGCTGGCGGCCCTGGCCGGAGGCGTCGACGGCTTTCTGATCGGATCGGAACTGCGCGACCTGACTACGGTGCGCGGACCGGGCGGGACCTATCCGGCGGTGACCCAGTTACAGGCCCTGGCCGCCGATGTGCGCGCCATGGTCGGGCCCGGCACCCGTCTGGGCTATGCCGCCGACTGGAGCGAGTATTTCGGTCACCAGCCCCGCGACGGCTCGGGCCATGCCGTATTCCACCTCGATCCGCTCTGGGCTGACCCGGCCATCGACTTCGTCGGCATCGACTACTATCCGCCGGTTACCGATTGGCGGGACGGCGAGGGCCATCTGGATGCGGCGGCGGGCTTTCAAGGTCCGCACGATTTCGCCTATCTGCGGGCCCGCCTGACCAGCGGCGAGGGCTTTGACTGGTTCTATGGCAGCCCCGCCGACCGCGACGCCCAGACGCGCACCCCGATCACTGACGGGGCCCATGGCGAGGCCTGGATGTTCCGGCCCAAGGACCTGAAGTCCTGGTGGTCGCAGCCGCATCATGACCGGCCCGGCGGGGTGCGATCAGCCACGCCGACCGCCTGGGTCCCCCGCTCCAAGCCGATCCGCCTGACCGAGTTTGGCTGTCCCGCCGTCGACCGGGGTGCCAATGCCCCCAACCTGTTCGTCGATCCCAAGAGCGCGGAAAGCCGCCTGCCGCCCTATTCCAGCGGCACGCCGGACGCCTTTGGCCAGAGGCTGATGCTGGAGGCGGTGCTCGACTGGCTGGCCGACCCAACCGCCAATCCGGTCTCGCCGACCTATGGCGGTCCGATGATCGAGGCGGCCAGCGCCTGGTGCTGGGACGCCCGGCCCTTTCCGGATTTCCCGGCCCGCGACACCGTCTGGCGCGATGCGGCCAACTGGGCCCTGGGCCACTGGTTGAACGGCCGGGCCGGGATCGCGCCCCTGGCCCAGCTGGTCGTCGCCCTGGCCGCGCGGGCCGGGGTGACGCTCGATCCGGGCGAGGCGGGCGGGGTGGTGGCCGGCTATGTGCTGGATCGGCCGATGCGGCTGCGCGACGCCCTCGCTCCCCTGACCGCCGCCTTCGGTCTCGAGGCGGTCGAGCGGGGCGATCGGGTGCGGCTGGTGTCCCTGACCGGTGCCGTCCGGCAGGTCCTGGGAGAAGCCGACCTGGCCTGGCCCGAGGATCGTCCCGCCGCCACGGCTACTAGCCGGGCGCTGGTCGCCTCCGCCCGCGCCCTGCGGCTGCGCTTCATCGATGCGGGGCGCGACTACCAGACCGGCGCGGTGATCGTGCGCCGCTCCGACGGGGAGGGGACGGCCGACGCCGACGCGCCGATCGTCATGTTGCCTGCCGAGGCCCAGGCCGTCGGGCGCCGCCTGCTGGATCGCTCGGCCGCGACCCAGACCGAGACGGTCCTTCACCTGGCCCCCCTGGCGGCGCTGCGGCTGGAGGCCGGCGATCGGATCGGTTTCGACGGCGAGGCCTGGCGGGTGGTGCGGGTCGATCTGGACGAGCATCCGCGCGCCACCCTGGCCCCGCTTCCGGCCGTGACCGCAGTCGCGGCGGGGCCGGACTGGAGCCCGGCCCCGCCGCGTGAGCCGGTCGGGCCACCTGTGCTGCAGGTGCTGGACCTGCCGGCCAGCCGCGATGACGCCCGGCCTCTGGTCGCGGTCGCGGCCGAGCCCTGGCGACCGTTCGATCTCCATGCCGGCGGCGACCGGACCGGTCTGAGCCTGCGCGGCCGGGTGACCACCCCGGCCACGGTCGGGGTGACCCTGACGGACCTGCCGCCGGCCTCGCCCCATCGACTGGACCGCTCCGGCCGCCTGACCGTGCGACTGGAGGGGACGAGCCTGATCAGCCGCAGCCTGTCGGCCGTCCTGACCGGCGACAACGGCCTGGCGGTTCGGGCCCCTTCGGGCGACTGGGAGGTGATCGGCTTCACGACGGCCGAGGCGGTGGCCGGGGATGTCTGGACCCTGTCGGGCCTGTTGCGCGGCCAGAGGGACGGGGCGGCCAGCGACCTGGTGCTGGCGGCCGGATCCCCGGCGGTCCTGCTCGACTCTGCCTTGCTCCGGCTGGACGTCGCGCCGTTCGAGCGGGACGTACCCCTGTGGATCCGCGCGGCCCCGGCGGGCGGGCCACCGGCCGGTCCGTCGATGACCGAGGTCGAGGCCGTCTGGCGCGCTCGGGCGCTCAGGCCCCTGGCTCCGGCCCATCTGCGGGTCACGGCGGCCGGCGCGGATCGCCGGATCGGCTGGATCCGCCGCGACCGGCTGGGCGGCGACGTCTGGGCCGGCGAGGTTCCGCTCAGCGAAGCCCGCGAGGCCTGGCGACTACGGGTACTGAACGGCGCGGTCGTGGTCCGCGAGGTGGAACTGGCGACCCCGGGCTTCGTTCACACGGCTGCCATGCGGGGCGCCGATCTGGCGGCCGGATCCGCCGGTCTGCTGACGGCAGAGGTCGTCCAGGGCTCGGCCGCCGTCGGCTGGGGCGCGCCGGCCAGCAAGTTGCTGTGA